In Zingiber officinale cultivar Zhangliang chromosome 8B, Zo_v1.1, whole genome shotgun sequence, a single genomic region encodes these proteins:
- the LOC122015549 gene encoding dormancy-associated protein homolog 3-like, translated as MGLLDKLWDDTLAGPRPDSGLGRLRKPLSFSLRTAAKDESESPKGGWTNAAGGDGPAEETPMRVTRSIMIKRPPGWASPGSGATPPTSPAGSTTPKSPFSGAGGKEGNRFSRRWVSEAYRRKEEEEAGSSSSCPPFDG; from the exons ATGGGTCTTCTCGACAAGCTCTGGGACGACACCCTCGCCGGCCCCCGCCCCGACTCCGGCCTCGGCCGCCTACGCAAGCCGCTCTCCTTCTCCCTCCGCACCGCGGCAAAAG ACGAATCGGAATCGCCCAAGGGAGGATGGACCAACGCCGCTGGCGGCGACGGCCCCGCGGAGGAAACGCCGATGCGGGTCACAAGGAGCATTATGATAAAAAGACCGCCCGGGTGGGCATCGCCCGGGAGCGGAGCGACGCCGCCCACTTCGCCGGCGGGATCCACTACGCCCAAATCCCCCTTTTCAG GCGCTGGAGGGAAGGAGGGGAATCGATTCAGTAGGAGGTGGGTGTCGGAAGCGTACAGGAggaaagaggaggaggaggctgGGTCTTCTTCTTCATGTCCTCCCTTCGATGGCTAA